The window AGACTGTGGGGTAAGATTGAACACTttgaaaaaatgaataaaaatttgatATTACTTTGAGAATTTTAAGCACAATATTCTGCATTGATGATTGAGCAGGTAAGAGCACAATATAATAACTTGCATTGAGCACAGGCCAATCAAAATATTAGGTACCTTTTCAATTGACAATATGTATGAATAAaatactgaattatttttttgtttttgaatgcAAAATCAGCCATTTCGTGACATTTGGCCACACCCACATTGCTGTAAATGACTGGCCCAACCCCTCTTCCTCatgttaataaatttgtttgaacACACATATTCGTAAATTTTTTGAGGTCAACTCGTTATATTACATACGTAATACAAATTATCTAAATTACATTTTTCTTGTTTGTGTTAAGGTGCCTGCCTGGTCAcgagtgtatttgtgttagtgaggctggatgataagtgcgacgctcgctggtctTCTTGCGCGGTATTGTCACTAAGTGCATGGCCCTatactggcgtgcagtctttgcGTCGTGCGTAGGGCAACTATGATGTTTGAGCGATAACAGTAGCATTATAGGACAtaaagatgaaggtgtaatgctagtcccttgagtgctttcaagaaatttaCTCTTATAACAAGCAGTTTAGCCATtttcattgttttaaaaatacagtttgaaaaacaTAAGAATTCATTTACCCTCAGTGTATTCTTgagtgcttttcgtaagcagatacCACACGGTTATCTTGCGCAGTTTTCCGATTGTGTGGTTTTTATCCCGAGCTCTGCACATTGCGTGTGTGCGCCTGGGCAGGCAAGGGGAGGGGGCCTTGATGATGTTTCAGGGGTGTAGTGTCGCACTTCGGCAACTTGCTTCCAGGGAGCTGATGATAGAGTGGGTGGACGCGATCAGATCGAAGCTGCGGGAGATGAAGATCCTGTCGCCGAAGGAGAACGTGTACAGCAAGATGCCCGAGGCGAGACTCCCCCTGGCCCCCACGCGGGACCCCACCTCCCCGCTGCCGCCCCCGCCTGCCGGGCCCTCGGCCGTCGTCCCGGGGGTGGAGCCCGTGCAGTCCTCCGACAGCTCAGGTGACTTCCGTCGTCTCCTACTTCTGTGCCTCTTTACCGACATGTTTCAGTTCATCCCCCTGTGTTGCGTGTTCTTTACGGTACCAAATATCAGTAGTTTTAACTATTAGCAGGTTATCTAAAGGTCACAAAACAAAAGTTGAAGGACTGGTCATGAAAAAAGTAAGATAATTGAAGGACTAGTCATAAAAGCCACCAAAAACTTCCAAAATAAGCTTGCAATGGAGTTGGAAGTCACATCACTTTAATTTTGAGCAGCCttaactttaaacattttttctaaattttattaaatttcatattttatatctcttataatttatttaaactcctaaactttatctaaaaactttggcagaaacaatttttgagtaaacaaactattaccataaaaacaagttataattataattaaaacttccttagtatcaaattagtgggaatttatttttaatcattttaatattatattacacctttaaccaaaaaaaaaaaattcatacgaccacatattagtgtaagggatgaaaaatattgtttaaaggtaaaaaaaattgcataactaccttagtaggcataatatgaaattcgttaagacattcaatgttggatgcattgagttagaaacattcaaaatattttcgttgcatggaatatgagaaaatgtttaattgatcatttttttaatattgctgaACATATAGCATGTTAtgcacattaagttcttaaaatgttccaggagttcatagaagtttccaaaacatttccagaagaaataggtgtgcttgtatgtatgtatttagtgATGCATCTTTGACGTGTTAGGAATATATGTCATGGttgttgtaaatttaatttttgtagatAGTTCGAGCTCCACTAGTTCTGTGGATGCAAGTAGCAGCAGTGAATCTTCTTCAGAAATACCTGGCTCTCTCGTGATGCCAGAAACGGTATATGACAATTCCATGACAGTGACGTTAAGTGGACTGTCGTCCTTGTACGTCACACAGTCGGAACCGCCAGTTTATGCCAGGTTAGTTGCAATGGTACATTTTATCACATAAAACCTTATGCCAGCCACACACTGTATCAGTATTGTATATATAGAAATAATTGGTGTTCagattttaaattgatttttatcatttttagtaCAATTATTTGTTCTGGAATTTGTCAATAAATGATACAAACACAAAACTCGTATTCAGATATTATAAAAACTGTAACGACAAAATAAACACGTAGAAAGATGCTAAGATCCTCATTATATTGTTACAGTTTTATCATTAgattgggtatttttattttattttaacctatgtgccaataaaaaatttttgttgcataGGTCACTAAAACTGAGATCAAAATGACAGGTTAAAGTTTTCATTTTAAGACCTAAAAGGTATATCATCACACACTTAAAATCCTATTGTATTTtgatgataatattctgaaatCTTAAGAAATTCAATTTATCATtgcttctttaaaaaaatgtatttttttttttgttacaaactttttttttctcattgcttaaaagaaagaaaaaaatatgtagaaaatTTGAAAGGCTGTTTATTAAACCatatttaacataaattttaCTATAGCATGGTCTCGCACACTTTTTGtgcgataaaaattaatttatatatgccATACCTCAAGCTATTTGAAAGATTCTACACGGCCGGTCTCAGTCCACCTGTTGTTTGACGTAAGGTTTGTGGCGTGCGCAGACACAGGCCGCAGCTCGGCCGAGCGTCGTCGGTGCCCGGGCCGTCTGCCGCGAGCACGGTCCCTGCGTCCACGTCCGGCAGCGAGAACGTGACGGTGATAGAGGTGAGCGACCGGCCGGCGGAGAGCTCCGGCGAGGTGTTCAGCTTTGACGTCGTCGCCACCGGCGAGGGGGACGCGGGCGACCGGGAGCCGGAGGAGCTGTACTTCACGCCCCCGGCCACCCCCGCCCGGCCACTGCACTACGAGTGCGTGTTCCCGTCCCAGCCCGGCGCGGATGGGGAGGCCAGGGCGCAGCCGAGGGGCCCCGCGCCGCCGGAGAGCAACGGCGACTCACGGGGGCGGCCCCCAGAGCCCAGCCGGAGGCGGCAGAGCCTCCCGTCGCCGGAGGGGGCGAGGGGCAGGGCGAGGACGGAGAGCGACCGGAGACTCCAGCCGGCCCCTCACCCGTACCGCCAAGTGCAGGTGAGGGCAAGCTCTCGACGGCCCCttgcgtccgtccgtccgtccctcgcgtccgtccgtccgtccctcccgtccgtccgtccgtccctcccgtccgtccgtccgtccgtctgtctgtccatCCCTCGCATCCGTCCGTCTGTCCGTCCCTCGcgtccgtccgtctgtccgtccctcccgtccgtccgtccgtccgtgcGTCTCTCGCGTCCGTCCGTCCCTCACGTCCGTCCGTCCCTCGCGTCCGTCCCTCGCGTCCGTCCCTCGcgtccgtccgtctgtccgtccgtcCCTCATGTCCGTCCCTCGCGTCCGTCCGTCCCTCCCGTCCGTCCCTCGCGTCCGTCCGTCCCTCTCGTCCGTCAGTCAGTCAGTAACGGGCTCTTGACGATCCCTACATGCCCTACATGCCCGTCAAGTACTGTTCCATTCTGATGCTGTCGACAGACTGGGAGGCTTTTATTGTCGTGAAAATTTCTCTTGTATTGGTAGATTATAATTGATCATCATGAATCATTATTAATCATTAAAgtctacttttttttgttttggtatttGTTTACTTATTTTAAAGTGTAACAGTATGTGATTGATTACACTTATATTATTTCCTGTTCAATTTTGGTTTCAAATGTCACACTTTCAAACTTGTTCAAacacaagttgaaaaaaaaattgtaataaaaactactaatcaaattttaaaaaaactgcaaaaaaataatattagataATAAAGGTTGCCGGCAATAGCTTttgtaagttataattttatCCGACCATCGGAAGTTAAAACTTGGGAAGCCTTTGATGGATGAATTGATGGGATTTTTCGGGACTTCTGATTAAAGTACGGATGCGAGGGATCATTTTGAGTAATATTTTTAAGAAGAGAGAAATATCCTGGCTGTTTTTCATCAGCAGCATAGTTCcattattatttgtgttttttaaccataaaaaaatctGTGAACTATTTTGCAATTGCCCAGAAAAAgctcctttttttaattttatgcataGCATATTTAATGACCAGTAATAGctaggaaaaataggaaaaattcgcgggttcaatgacctccaggatgaactccgcaGTTCtacacgtacactcggtcaaatgccaaccCACTCATTGgcctgctgtcttgtgagacgtccctcaacgtagcagcctgtgattcgatgaagcttcggtcgggtgtttttctcactggcccagagtcgtccaggttgagttgtgagccaaataGCAGAGGCAGTGCTGAGGTATGTATAACTGTTTTGTATTTTAGCtcatcgcgagatgaattcgcgaatttttccggtctctggtaaTAAATGATCGAATTCTTGCTGCGTTGGAATGTGGACTGTGGGAAGCGCCGGGGTGGTGTAACGGCGACGACGTCCCAGACGAGCAGTTCAGtgtgggcaggggggggggggggggcaagggtatattggcccccccccccccctctgaaaccttgaagtggtggcaaacggggggcaaagaaagtgctgtgtaatcaatttttatataataaaactgcttaaaaggcaccattttccaccttgaaatacaaatttttcccgggggggaggacccctggacccccccgcttcaataggggggatcgatgattctttataaaaaggtatattgccccccttttggaaatttagttgttgcgcccctgagtgttGGGGCGTGTCGTGTGTGCGCAGCAAGCCGTGCCGGGGCCGGGCGCGGAGCTGGCCAGCTCCGGCCGCCTCACGCTGCGCGAGCAGCAGGTGCTGCAGCTGCGCAGGGAGATGCTGCACCCCGGCGGAGTGCGGCTGCAGCTGCGACGCAAGGACTGCACCGGCTCCATCGCGCTCGTTGACGCGTTCGGCGCCGTCTGGTGAGTTACAGTGTCGAAGGACTTCATGTCGTAGAGCAACCTTAACGGGAGTCAGCAATAGGTGTGAACACACAGACACACGgaaaatcagcagatgtcaaaagttaaatgtatGAACAGCGAAGAGAATTCTGTTgatggaaatagaaaaaaattatcacagcacAGGTAAACACAGTGGCAGACAGTAAAAGGTgaacacataaacacacagaaaatcagctgatgtcaaaatcAAAACGTATGAACAGCAAAGAGAATTCTGTTGATGGAAatagttagaataaaattatcacaGCACAGGTAAACACAGTGGCAGACAGTAAAAGGTgaacacataaacacacagaaaatcagctgatgtcaaaagttaaatgtatGAACAGCTAAGAGAATTATGTTgatggaaatagaaaaaaattatcacagcacAGGTAAACACAGTGGCAGACAGTAAAAGGTgaacacataaacacacagaaaatgagccgatgtcaaatgttaaatatatggacagtctccgggtaaaaggtaacaagtcaagaatccactttttgcaggagaaacaaaaaaactcttagataaaaattaaatttaaatacttaaatttttcttgcattattcttttatttaccaacatagttgccaatgattaaaaaattcattacatattCTAAATATACTTAAGAATTTATTgctggaataaactaaaaatcgccaaaatgtgacttgttaccttttacccagAGACCGTCCATATAAACAGCAAAGAGAATTCTGTTGATggaaatagttaaaaataaattatcacagCACAGGTAAACACAGCGGCTGACGATGTCTTAATAGCAGACAGTAAAAGATGAACACATAAGCACACAGAAAATCAGTCGATGTTAAAAGTTTAATGTATGGACAGCAAAGAGAAATTCATTTGATGTAATTTGGTTAGAAGAAAAATTATCACAGCACAGGTAAACACGGCGGCTGATAATGTCTTAATAGCAGACAGTAAAAGgtgaacacacaaaacacacggaaaatcagcagatgtcaaaagttaaatgtatGAACAGCAAAGAGAAATTCATTTGATGTAATTTGGTTAGAAGAAAAATTATCACAGCACAGGTAAACACGGCGGCTGATAATGTCTTAATAGCAGACAGTAAAAGgtgaacacacaaaacacacggaaaatcagcagatgtcaaaagttaaatgtatGAACAGCAAAGAGAAATTCATTTGATGTAATTTGGTTAGAAGAAAAATTATCACAGCACAGGTAAAAACAGTGTCTGACAATGTCTTAATAGCAGACAGTAAAAGGTAAGCAcataaaacacacagaaaatcagctgatgtcaaaagttaaatgtatGAACAGCTAAGAGAATTCTGTTGAtggaaatagttaaaaaaaaaaattatcacagcgCAGGTAAACACAGTGGCTGACAATGTTTTAATAGCAGACAGTAAAAGGTgaacacataaacacacagaaaatcagCTGATGCCAAAAGTTAAATGTATGAACAGCTAAGAGAATTCTGTTGATggaaagttagaaaaaaaatatcacagcacaggtAAGCACAGTGGCTTGAAATGTCTTAATAGCAGACAGTAAAAGgtaaacatacaaacacacagaaaatcagccaatgtcaaaagttaaatgtatGAACAGCAAAGAGAAATTCATTTGATGTAATTTGGTTAGAAGAAAAATTATCACAGCACAGGTAAACACGGCGGCTGATAATGTCTTAATAGCAGACAGTAAAAGgtgaacacacaaaacacacggaaaatcagcagatgtcaaaagttaaatgtatGAACAGCAAAGAGAAATTCATTTGATgtaatttggttacaaaaaaaatatcgcaGCACAGGTAAACACAGTGGCTGACAATGTCAATACAGTTGCTACAAAATagtaaattataacaaaattcaATGTTGGGCAACATAGCGAAAAACATACAAAAGCCAACAACGTGAGTTTGTCGTATACCAACTTTCctttttgagggaggggggggggggatatttaaCAGTTATGCTTTCCGTGGTACCACTATTATTGTAGCTGActaaacctaaccaacctttcttttttgtattatttatctcATTTTCCATTCTAATGACAAATACCTAATATCTTCTCTCCAcctaatttatttagcatgatgtTTGTTCTACAATGTAATAAAAAAgatcggaaaaaatttaaattttttacgtaactacttttatacattttcaaGCAGATTTCTTTTATTTGCTTCAAAAAGTTAGCGACTTGCTTATTATAAATCCACATATTGAAGAAGTGCAgtatgtatcagtcaaaatgacattgTTTTGGAGAAATTGGTATCACAGAACATTtaagtaacataatttttttcagtaatatGCTGTCTTTTTTAATGaacatataacttaaaaaataaaaattactgatacttttgttttaaaaaacaaagtttGCCTGAAGATAAAACCACATAATCTTGTCTCTAGGTGTACGGGATGCCCTCCTTCACAGAATCCTGTCTGTATCCTCgtaggctttgaatatatattgtatagaagtcgcaagtggataggatttactctacgtttttcaggagcgtatgatgagcagcttgggaacttcaccgctgcagtgcgctgtatcatcttagttgttatttacacgttagagcgcagcactgtcgaccgctgtcatttcccaaacccccccccccccttctctctatcattcactgcagctcaagatcgTTCAGCGGGAGTTTgcgcgtcacaaaactgtagggatgagaggtggggtagagggtgggtggaggacaacgcatgtttgagggagggtggggaaggggtggtcTAAGAGTTCGAcatttgtccgctagggaccaccacaagtcgatgccctagagatggtggcgatttcgacggtgaattaaccaactacctcaaaaccgtattagaaattttaacctgggctggcgacttctatacagtatatatgttcaAAGTCGTAGGTCACGGGTGGGTGGTGTAGTGAGCTCTGGTGTGGCCAGGGTCGCCGGGTGGAAGCAGCGGGAACGCCCCATGCTGTACAACGCCCTGCACATCGGGGACCAGCTGCTCAGTGCCGCCGGCATCCCCGTGCAGAGCGCCGCCGACGCACAGAAGCTCATCCGCGGAGCCACCAGCCTATACGTGCGTACCTGCGTCCCCGCCTGCAAGTCGAACAACTAGGGACACCcgcatttcgcgaatacatttcgtgtcaaggtatttcacaaaaacactgcagctttttctaagagtcgaagcaaattgcgagggtgcagagcagtacggtgaccacattctcattagGCCCCGTcaaagagcgggacgacacctctcaccgacctcagccaataaccacaggagaaaagctacagtattttgtgaaataccttgacaccaaatgtattcacgaaatacaggtgtccctacaaaTAACTAGTCTAGATACATATTAGATCCATGCTTATACATCCATCTATGATCAGTATTAAATAGCCCAAAATATACTTCCGAAGTCTTTTTACCCAGTGCATCGTTTACCTTTATTTGGtttgttttggggggggggggggggtgtgttatATCCCCACTCTTTCTTCTTTCTCTGGATCTGCCCCTCTACACCACGGTGCCTTGACATTTTGGTAGATTAAATAACATCACGTGTATACTAATGAGCAAAATTAAacaaatgaattaatttattttaatgagctGAAGAATGAAAGTTCAAAAATTTATAACCCAGAAGAAAAGAAACAGCAAAGCGTTTAAATTTgctacgttgtatgtttttgcccggctaagcacacagagaaacataacaaaacaaagacaaacaatgttccttagggatttttcattacgatggttctacgttatttggaaataaaagagtttattaaattatctttgtttatttctttaaaaaaaaatgttttttctcatcattacatggcctcagtacacaattttacaaatgaatttagttagaaaacttcattacttgcacagttttttgtgTTTTCTTATACAAACTTTATcaatgtctttgaattttgataggatgaggtccaaatacataccacagcaccatacatcttgccgttgatggtcgaggagtcttgtcactcgccaaagaaaaaaaaaacttagtaatgtcccttggttaaatTCTCATATTGTGtcgtgacttgccgacgacgcaaccggcttcggcgacgatcgagcaacaagtgacttggtcgacgagattaccttcccttgtaaaggtgaacacaagggaggcaaccccgtgggccaactgaccaatcagagcacagaattccaaaacatgaccatataaggaaatttgtgcaggcacatcacttgacgccagggctcgccctgattggctggctagtgttAGCCTCCAgtgacccttccagacggtcgctacagctgtgcgtacaacgtgacgcgtaaatcccaaacacgcatttacaaagtgaaaaataactttctggcgccagagtgtcgcgcctgtccgctcttccttctgtaccttccagactattctcaagatattacactagcaatatccaatagaatttaaaattacccaacaaattcaaatacaatgttcaaaatttagtaaacaaagttgaaattcataccatattagaaacttttgtttaaaaatgatgtcctgtaaaattataatctatactgctttaaacaaaacaattactgaaattaattatcaaatatcaaaattaattattatgaactggagttaaccctcaaattaataattaagtatctcaaggaaataagtattttaaggctttccatgaaatttaaccaaagtaattaataa of the Bacillus rossius redtenbacheri isolate Brsri chromosome 10, Brsri_v3, whole genome shotgun sequence genome contains:
- the LOC134536136 gene encoding uncharacterized protein LOC134536136 isoform X1, whose protein sequence is MDMQQNQQLQRTPNVAGESSASRPDDASSSQQPSVLFREIHKAAWLKKIPVAERRIGAFPKKGERVWVVFCVHDDTEAFLELYSDQKVALMHKPDWCVLLNNCLHVSPTICPQEDEYEFVVTLSSDVVRLMAPTWELMIEWVDAIRSKLREMKILSPKENVYSKMPEARLPLAPTRDPTSPLPPPPAGPSAVVPGVEPVQSSDSSDSSSSTSSVDASSSSESSSEIPGSLVMPETVYDNSMTVTLSGLSSLYVTQSEPPVYARHRPQLGRASSVPGPSAASTVPASTSGSENVTVIEVSDRPAESSGEVFSFDVVATGEGDAGDREPEELYFTPPATPARPLHYECVFPSQPGADGEARAQPRGPAPPESNGDSRGRPPEPSRRRQSLPSPEGARGRARTESDRRLQPAPHPYRQVQQAVPGPGAELASSGRLTLREQQVLQLRREMLHPGGVRLQLRRKDCTGSIALVDAFGAVWVAGWKQRERPMLYNALHIGDQLLSAAGIPVQSAADAQKLIRGATSLYVEFIVRRIPFGRVLAIRREAEGQSLGIVQESGTAEIRDVVPGGLAARHGLPARARTCDGLSLTSWVLTEVNGRPLNLFFKDGEARDRLNAVGQEVSVLVQPCDLVVRLRKQLKAVRGYKDYIVQ
- the LOC134536136 gene encoding uncharacterized protein LOC134536136 isoform X2; protein product: MDMQQNQQLQRTPNAGESSASRPDDASSSQQPSVLFREIHKAAWLKKIPVAERRIGAFPKKGERVWVVFCVHDDTEAFLELYSDQKVALMHKPDWCVLLNNCLHVSPTICPQEDEYEFVVTLSSDVVRLMAPTWELMIEWVDAIRSKLREMKILSPKENVYSKMPEARLPLAPTRDPTSPLPPPPAGPSAVVPGVEPVQSSDSSDSSSSTSSVDASSSSESSSEIPGSLVMPETVYDNSMTVTLSGLSSLYVTQSEPPVYARHRPQLGRASSVPGPSAASTVPASTSGSENVTVIEVSDRPAESSGEVFSFDVVATGEGDAGDREPEELYFTPPATPARPLHYECVFPSQPGADGEARAQPRGPAPPESNGDSRGRPPEPSRRRQSLPSPEGARGRARTESDRRLQPAPHPYRQVQQAVPGPGAELASSGRLTLREQQVLQLRREMLHPGGVRLQLRRKDCTGSIALVDAFGAVWVAGWKQRERPMLYNALHIGDQLLSAAGIPVQSAADAQKLIRGATSLYVEFIVRRIPFGRVLAIRREAEGQSLGIVQESGTAEIRDVVPGGLAARHGLPARARTCDGLSLTSWVLTEVNGRPLNLFFKDGEARDRLNAVGQEVSVLVQPCDLVVRLRKQLKAVRGYKDYIVQ